In Erigeron canadensis isolate Cc75 unplaced genomic scaffold, C_canadensis_v1 Conyza_canadensis_unscaffolded:28, whole genome shotgun sequence, a single genomic region encodes these proteins:
- the LOC122584447 gene encoding LRR receptor-like serine/threonine-protein kinase GSO2 — MSSNLHIHISHMFLLLLMLASVIEYVSCELPSSQVTTMTRLHELLQTNTTKWNSTVQNPCSWPGVTCTSNNSSITTLSLSSFSISSRDSWPSLVCEIETLTSLDLSNNQLNAIPPPFLSSCGGGLKHLNLSNNYLNGPLPTFQAASLQVLDLSHNNLFGDIDSQSSFDGLIALKSLSISQNAFNGFIPSKLGGDSMLLEELQLSMNSFEGSLPDQLFTNYPNLSLLDLGGNQLTGTIPSSIGELSKLQLLVLSSNNLSGEVPMSISRITTLKRFAANQNSFTGAIPQGITRYLSSLDLSYNQLSGSIPADLLSQPNLVTIDLTSNKLEGSIPFNVSKTLVRLRLGDNQLSGSIPSWFFGNDVPLLTYLEIDNNNLNGTIPSSLRLCRNLSLLDLSHNHLVGFVLSELGDLGKLQVLQLQHNNFSGEIPDEISRLRILVKLNVSSNSLNGSIPPSLSRLQKLTNLDLQVNNLSGELPDSFGAMESLLELQLGKNQLSGVIRSLPTKLQIALNLSHNSFEGSIPSSLSRLNALEVLDLSNNKFSGNFPTFLRSMGSLTQILVSNNLLTGSVPRFGSNVIVSIEGNNLSYETPNPSIPAANSKRSVSVGIIVASAAAVVVLMIVVLMALIVTRRAHKINDEKSHMGQPEVVKINLLTLSVIHRTNIDFTKAMEAVCHPSNIVSKTRFSTYYKTVMPSGMNYYVKKLNWSVFQVGTHDKFEQELEILGRLRNSSVMIPLAYTLTTDSAYLLYEFSAKGTLFDVLHGSLKNGLDWTNRYSIALGVANGLAFLHESPSGPIILLDLSTKTVILKSLDEPQIGDIELYKVIDPSRSTGNPSAVTASVGYVPPEYAYTMRMTMAGNVYSFGVILLELLTGKAAVSEGSELANWVSSKTQQQANFDRMLDSTMSRTSQAVTDQMLSVLKVALACINVSPEERPKMRSVLRMLLNARI; from the exons ATGAGCAGCAATCTACACATACACATATCACATATGTTTCTCTTGTTGTTGATGTTGGCTAGTGTTATTGAGTATGTGTCATGTGAGTTACCATCTAGTCAAGTGACCACCATGACCCGTCTTCATGAACTTCTACAAACCAACACCACCAAATGGAATTCTACAGTTCAAAACCCGTGTTCATGGCCCGGTGTAACTTGCACTTCAAACAATTCCTCCATAACCACCCTTTCTCTATCATCTTTCTCCATCTCCAGCCGCGATTCTTGGCCTTCTCTCGTTTGTGAGATTGAAACTTTAACATCTCTCGATCTCTCCAACAATCAGTTAAACGCAATTCCACCACCTTTCCTCTCTTCATGTGGTGGTGGCTTGAAACATTTGAACTTGAGCAACAACTATCTGAATGGCCCCTTGCCTACTTTCCAGGCTGCTTCTTTACAGGTTCTAGACTTGTCACATAATAACTTGTTTGGTGATATCGATTCTCAAAGTAGTTTTGATGGTTTAATAGCACTTAAGAGTCTAAGTATTAGCCAAAACGCGTTTAATGGTTTTATTCCTAGTAAGCTAGGAGGCGATTCCATGCTGCTTGAGGAACTGCAGCTGTCCATGAACTCTTTTGAGGGTAGTCTCCCTGATCAACTATTTACAAACTATCCCAATCTGTCTTTGCTTGATCTTGGTGGCAATCAGCTCACTGGAACTATTCCGTCTAGTATAGGTGAACTCTCTAAATTGCAACTGTTAGTTCTCTCTAGCAATAACTTGTCTGGTGAAGTTCCCATGTCGATTTCTAGGATCACGACCTTAAAGCGATTTGCTGCAAACCAGAATAGTTTTACTGGTGCAATCCCACAAGGAATTACAAGGTATCTTAGTAGTTTAGACTTAAGTTATAATCAGTTAAGCGGGTCAATCCCAGCAGACCTTTTATCCCAACCCAATTTAGTGACTATTGATTTGACTTCTAATAAGTTAGAAGGTTCAATACCTTTCAACGTATCAAAAACATTAGTTAGGCTGAGGCTGGGTGATAACCAGTTAAGTGGTAGCATCCCATCGTGGTTCTTTGGGAATGATGTTCCATTGTTAACATATTTAGAGATTGATAACAACAACTTAAATGGGACAATTCCTTCAAGTTTGAGATTATGCAGGAATTTGTCACTGTTGGACTTATCACATAACCATCTGGTCGGTTTTGTTCTTTCCGAGTTGGGTGATCTTGGCAAGTTACAAGTTCTTCAACTTCAGCACAACAACTTCTCTGGAGAGATCCCAGATGAAATCAGTCGCTTACGGATTCTGGTCAAGCTAAATGTGAGTTCCAACTCACTGAATGGGTCTATCCCACCATCACTTTCAAGGTTACAGAAGCTCACTAATCTCGACCTACAAGTTAACAATCTAAGTGGCGAGCTTCCTGATTCATTCGGTGCCATGGAATCATTGTTGGAGCTTCAACTTGGGAAAAACCAACTTAGTGGTGTTATAAGGTCACTACCAACTAAGTTGCAGATAGCTCTGAATCTGAGTCATAACAGCTTTGAAGGGTCAATACCCAGTTCTCTCTCCAGATTAAATGCACTTGAAGTCTTGGATCTTTCAAACAATAAATTCTCGGGCAATTTTCCAACTTTCCTGCGTTCCATGGGCAGTTTGACACAGATACTAGTTTCCAACAATTTGCTTACAGGATCAGTTCCTCGATTTGGCTCAAATGTCATTGTTTCCATAGAGGGAAATAACTTGTCATACGAGACGCCTAACCCTTCTATACCTGCTGCAAATTCTAAAAGGTCTGTATCTGTAGGAATTATTGTGGCCTCCGCAGCAGCTGTTGTTGTGCTTATGATAGTTGTACTAATGGCCCTTATAGTCACTAGGAGAGCTCATAAGATCAATGATGAAAAAAGCCATATGGGTCAGCCGGAAGTCGTTAAAATCAATTTGTTGACGTTGAGTGTGATTCATAGAACTAATATTGACTTCACCAAGGCTATGGAGGCTGTGTGCCATCCCTCTAATATTGTTTCAAAGACAAGGTTCTCTACTTATTACAAAACTGTAATGCCATCGGGcatgaattattatgttaagaAGCTTAACTGGAGTGTATTCCAAGTTGGTACCCATGATAAGTTTGAACAAGAACTAGAAATTCTTGGGAGGTTGAGAAATTCAAGTGTTATGATTCCTCTTGCCTATACCTTAACTACAGATAGTGCATATCTATTATATGAATTCAGTGCCAAAGGAACTCTTTTTGATGTTCTACATGGAAGTTTAAAAAATGGCTTAGATTGGACTAACCGGTACAGCATAGCATTAGGAGTTGCTAATGGGCTGGCTTTTCTCCATGAGAGCCCCTCTGGTCCAATCATTCTCCTAGATCTTTCTACTAAAACTGTTATTCTAAAGTCCTTGGATGAGCCTCAGATTGGAGATATAGAGCTTTATAAAGTGATTGATCCTTCAAGAAGCACTGGCAATCCTTCTGCTGTTACTGCTTCTGTTGGTTATGTTCCTCCAG AGTATGCTTACACCATGAGGATGACAATGGCTGGAAATGTCTACAGTTTTGGTGTCATTTTGCTTGAACTTTTGACAGGAAAAGCAGCTGTTAGTGAAGGATCTGAATTAGCCAATTGGGTGTCTAGCAAGACACAACAGCAAGCTAACTTTGACCGAATGCTTGACTCCACCATGAGTAGGACTTCGCAAGCCGTTACAGACCAGATGTTGTCGGTCCTAAAAGTTGCTTTAGCCTGTATCAATGTCTCCCCTGAAGAAAGACCAAAAATGAGGAGTGTGTTACGTATGCTCCTTAATGCAAGAATCTAA
- the LOC122584449 gene encoding uncharacterized protein LOC122584449, which produces MMSKLPEKEYHCVGEMEIVKAAKPGFLIGSIPVSVSTNNDTPFASSALVPSSSSPTTTPTPGEGAPRYRVIPTQTNLNTLPPPNIIPDQVLPLVSSAHSYAPTAPPDLPYESGAMASNLRRKGEALAVSGLTEYGDEIDVIAPADILKQIFKIPYSMARLSIAVHRIGQSLILNTGPDVEEGEKLVRRHKQAHSAEKSLFLNFAMHSVRMEACDCPSSQNSQSEELLNSSFLPVNGDTDTSEGHPLPYFGQRKDSHQEEVVECSDYSQAQNDSFFLGGKKKQRNKERDAVNKVSQVKEKPRPSMQESDMYRRMNRDGFLRVLFWKFNNLRMFLGSDLLIFSNEKYAAVSLHLWDISRQVTPLTWLEAWLDNVMASVPELAICYHKNGVVQGYELLKTDDIFLSKGVSEDGTPAFLPHIVRQNGYSVLRFLQENCKQDPGAYWLYKNAGEDNIQLFDLSVVPKSHASNSCDDYCGAFIPSLINRGRSDSLLSLGTLLYRVAHRLSLSMSSHNRGRCASLLKKCLDFLDQPDQLVVRAFAHEQFARLLLDCDEDLDLTTEVLPLVSEETVVHAEEEPDECFNGLSELIIHDYLSPNKEDECRRDAPRSGELLDPIETESSDTVAQPTYNSVVQANVDTISSKLAAIHHVSQAIKSLRWTRQLQGSENYEKPNHSSSLPIDFSVCACGDTDCIEVCDIRKWLPTSKLDDKLWKLVLLLGESYLALGEAYIDDGQSYQAFKVVRLACLVYGSMPQHLEDSRFISSMSSSSFEIDIQDTKTIVAHYLFWSKAWTLVGDVYVEFHLENQKMVETDGKPPARELKMSPEVQKELERLKKKLGKSYHSCSSCSLVNCSCQSDRASSGSSASSSSSSSNNRPLYGKKHSEKPFSRSLLKNPLNGIEVEKSCKETEPSSTETKLRNGGIFRYLHGYNDQKDADHNLTSALDCYEEAIQCLNGHSSNHTELQSLSKKKGWVCNELGRRRLDRKEISKAEQAFSEAISSFKQVSDHKNIVLINMNLGHGRRAAAEEIVSQLEHLRNHLGFNNAFSQKLEAAKLQYCESLRFYKAAKKEVDASDTTCDLSNEVYTQFAHTYLRLGMLLARENTTAKVYKFKMEFGKHEISPNDALSEALSMYELLGDLRKQEAAYAYNQLACHQRDCCLRFLEMDLKKSNISKGENSVLQRVKQYASMAERNWQKSIQFYGPKTHSTMYLTILVEKAALLYSLSKSSHAYMTLESALNSLLEGRHVPVDRAASKNEDFRVFERFWSQLQMTLKSMLAITLPASAKKSVVSFQQTGDVKKLKELYKLSLKTTDFSQLHAIYRLWVS; this is translated from the exons ATGATGTCGAAACTACCGGAGAAGGAGTATCATTGTGTGGGTGAAATGGAAATTGTGAAAGCAGCAAAACCTGGTTTTCTAATTGGTTCTATCCCTGTTTCTGTTTCTACTAATAATGATACTCCCTTTGCTTCTTCTGCTCTCGTTCCTTCTTCTTCATCCCCTACTACCACACCCACTCC TGGGGAAGGAGCGCCTCGATACAGGGTGATTCCGACTCAGACTAATCTAAACACTCTTCCTCCTCCCAATATCATCCCCGATCAAGTTCTTCCCTTGGTTTCTTCTGCTCATTCCTACGCACCCACCGCACCACCAG ATTTACCATATGAAAGTGGGGCTATGGCATCTAACCTTAGAAGGAAAGGAGAAGCCCTTGCTGTATCTGGTTTAACAGAATATGGAGATGAAATTGATGTTATTGCTCCAGCTGACATTCTGAAGCAAATATTTAAGATCCCATATTCTATGGCTCGGCTTTCGATTGCTGTGCATCGTATTGGACAGTCTCTTATATTGAACACAGG GCCTGATGTTGAAGAGGGAGAAAAGTTGGTTAGAAGACATAAGCAGGCACATAGTGCAGAAAAGtctttgtttttgaattttgcCATGCATTCTGTCAGGATGGAGGCATGTGATTGCCCATCGTCTCAAAACTCCCAGTCAGAAGAGCTTCTCAATTCATCTTTTCTACCCGTAAATGGGGATACTGATACATCTGAGGGACACCCTTTGCCGTATTTTGGACAGCGAAAGGACAGTCATCAAGAGGAAGTCGTTGAATGCTCTGACTACTCACAAGCACAAAACGATAGTTTCTTTTTGGGAGGGAAGAAGAAACAAAGAAACAAAGAACGTGATGCTGTTAACAAGGTTTCACAGGTGAAAGAAAAGCCTAGACCTTCAATGCAAGAGTCCGATATGTATAGAAGAATGAACCGAGATGGATTCTTGAGGGTTCTATTTTGGAAATTTAATAATTTGAGAATGTTTTTGGGGAGTGACTTGCTCATATTCAGCAATGAGAAATATGCTGCAGTGAGTTTACACTTATGGGATATTTCGAGACAG gTTACACCACTGACTTGGCTTGAAGCTTGGCTCGATAATGTGATGGCAAGTGTACCCGAATTAGCCATTTGTTATCATAAAAATGGTGTTGTACAGGGATACGAGCTACTGAAAACCGATGATATTTTTCTGTCCAAAGGTGTATCAGAAGATGGCACTCCAGCCTTTCTTCCTCATATTGTCCGACAAAATGGCTATTCTGTTTTGCGTTTCCTTCAAGAAAATTGCAAGCAAGATCCTGGAGCTTATTGG CTCTACAAAAATGCTGGTGAGGATAACATTCAACTTTTTGATCTATCTGTTGTTCCCAAGAGTCATGCCTCCAATAGTTGTGATGATTACTGTGGCGCCTTTATACCTTCTCTGATCAATAGAGGGAGAAGTGATTCTTTACTCTCTCTAGGAACTCTACTCTACCGTGTTGCTCACAGACTCTCACTTTCAATG TCTTCTCATAACAGGGGAAGGTGTGCAAGTTTGTTAAAGAAATGTCTCGATTTTCTTGATCAGCCAGATCAACTG GTTGTACGTGCATTTGCTCATGAACAATTTGCAAGGTTACTTTTAGATTGTGATGAAGATTTAGATTTGACAACAGAAGTGTTGCCGCTGGTCTCTGAAGAAACTGTAGTTCATGCTGAAGAAGAGCCAGATGAATGCTTCAATGGGCTCTCTGAATTAATAATCCATGACTATTTGAGCCCTAACAAAGAGGATGAATGTCGTCGAGATGCACCTAGATCCGGAGAACTTTTGGACCCAATTGAGACAGAATCGAGTGATACTGTAGCCCAACCAACTTATAACTCGGTGGTTCAAGCTAATGTTGATACAATCTCCTCTAAATTAGCAGCAATACACCATGTATCTCAAGCTATTAAGTCTCTAAGATGGACACGACAACTTCAAGGCTCTGAAAATTACGAAAAACCCAATCATAGTTCATCTTTACCAATTGACTTCTCTGTTTGTGCATGTGGTGATACTGATTGCATTGAAGTTTGTGATATTCGAAAGTGGCTTCCGACATCAAAACTAGATGACAAGTTATGGAAGCTCGTTCTGCTGCTTGGAGAATCTTATCTGGCCCTTGGAGAGGCCTACATAGATGATGGTCAGTCATATCAAGCCTTCAAAGTTGTTCGTTTAGCATGTTTAGTTTACGGGTCCATGCCACAACATCTTGAAGATTCAAGATTTATCTCATCAATGAGTTCCAGTTCATTTGAAATAGATATCCAGGATACAAAAACCATAGTAGCTCATTATCTTTTCTGGTCTAAAGCCTGGACATTAGTGGGAGACGTGTATGTTGAATTTCACTTGGAGAATCAAAAGATGGTAGAAACTGATGGAAAACCACCTGCTAGAGAATTAAAAATGTCTCCTGAAGTTCAGAAGGAACTCGAAAGACTCAAGAAAAAACTTGGGAAGTCTTACCATAGCTGCTCTTCTTGTTCATTGGTCAATTGTAGCTGCCAGAGTGATCGGGCTAGTAGTGGCAGTAGTGCAAGTAGTAGTAGCAGTAGCAGTAATAACCGGCCATTATATGGGAAAAAGCATTCTGAAAAACCCTTTTCTAGGAGCTTATTGAAAAATCCCCTAAATGGAATTGAAGTGGAGAAGTCTTGTAAAGAGACCGAACCTAGTTCAACTGAGACAAAATTGAGGAATGGTGGAATTTTCAGATACCTTCATGGTTATAATGACCAAAAAGATGCAGACCATAATCTGACTTCTGCTTTGGATTGTTATGAAGAAGCCATACAATGTTTAAATGGTCATTCTAGTAATCATACCGAGTTACAGTCCCTTTCCAAGAAGAAAGGATGGGTCTGCAATGAGTTAGGCCGAAGAAGGTTGGATCGAAAAGAAATTTCCAAAGCCGAACAAGCTTTTTCTGAAGCTATTAGCTCATTTAAACAGGTTTCTGATCACAAAAATATCGTCCTAATCAACATGAATTTGGGTCATGGAAGACGAGCAGCAGCTGAGGAGATCGTATCACAGCTGGAGCATCTCAGAAATCATCTAGGTTTCAATAATGCTTTCAGTCAAAAGCTGGAAGCTGCAAAATTACAGTATTGCGAATCACTCAGATTCTACAAAGCAGCGAAAAAAGAAGTAGATGCCAGTGATACTACGTGTGATCTTAGCAATGAAGTATATACCCAATTTGCTCATACATATCTAAGGCTTGGAATGCTTCTTGCAAGAGAAAATACAACAgctaaagtttataaatttaaaatggaATTTGGGAAGCATGAGATTTCGCCTAATGATGCACTTAGCGAGGCTTTGTCTATGTACGAGTTATTGGGCGACCTAAGGAAACAGGAGGCAGCTTATGCATATAATCAGCTTGCTTGTCACCAGAGAGATTGTTGCTTGAGATTCTTGGAGATGGATTTGAAGAAAAGTAATATATCCAAAGGTGAAAACAGTGTACTTCAAAGAGTTAAACAGTACGCCTCTATGGCCGAGAGGAATTGGCAGAAATCTATACAGTTTTATGGTCCGAAAACACATTCTACGATGTATTTGACCATTTTAGTAGAGAAAGCGGCTTTGTTGTACAGCCTGTCAAAGTCATCTCATGCGTATATG ACACTTGAATCTGCTCTGAATAGTTTGCTTGAAGGACGCCACGTCCCTGTAGATAGAGCTGCTTCAAAAAATGAAGATTTTAGAGTGTTTGAAAGATTTTGGAGTCAGCTGCAGATGACATTAAAGAGTATGCTAGCAATCACTCTGCCTGCAAGCGCAAAGAAATCTGTTGTTTCTTTCCAGCAGACTGGAGATGTCAAGAAACTAAAGGAACTTTACAAATTATCGTTGAAGACCACAGACTTCAGTCAGTTGCATGCCATCTACAGATTGTGGGTGTCATAA